A stretch of Paludisphaera borealis DNA encodes these proteins:
- the mqnC gene encoding cyclic dehypoxanthinyl futalosine synthase → MSSTAPAILQRAVDGRRVTFDEGVALFREAGLIDLGRAADAICRRLHPEPFRTYNIDRNINYTNVCTAVCDFCAFYRKVDDAEAYVLDRDVLLEKIRETVALGGDQILMQGGLHPHLKLEWYEDLLREIKTEFPAVNIHGFSAPELHHFTKIAKLPIRTVLERLKEAGLGSLPGGGAEVLVDRVRKDITRGKVMTDDWLNVHRVWHELGGRSTATLMFGHIETIEERIEHLDRVRQLQDETGGFTAFISWTFQPDHTDMAEVAAAGAFEYLKTQAITRIYLDNVPNIQSSWVTQGAKIGQLGLFFGANDMGSLMIEENVVSSAGTVHHLTLEEIKRCIREAGYIPRQRNVFYEYIDEVAQPAPDVVEVG, encoded by the coding sequence TTGTCTTCCACCGCCCCCGCGATCTTGCAACGCGCCGTTGACGGCCGCCGCGTGACGTTCGACGAAGGCGTCGCCTTGTTCCGCGAGGCGGGATTGATCGACCTCGGACGCGCCGCCGACGCCATCTGCCGACGGCTCCACCCCGAGCCCTTCCGCACGTACAACATCGACCGTAACATCAATTACACCAACGTCTGCACGGCGGTCTGCGACTTCTGCGCGTTCTACCGCAAGGTCGACGACGCCGAGGCGTACGTCCTCGACCGTGACGTCCTCCTCGAAAAGATCCGCGAGACCGTCGCCCTCGGCGGCGACCAGATCCTCATGCAAGGGGGACTGCACCCACACCTCAAGCTGGAGTGGTACGAAGATCTGCTTCGCGAGATCAAGACCGAGTTTCCAGCCGTCAACATCCACGGCTTCAGCGCCCCGGAGCTGCACCACTTCACGAAAATCGCCAAACTGCCGATCCGGACGGTGCTCGAACGGCTCAAGGAGGCGGGGCTCGGGAGCCTGCCTGGAGGCGGCGCCGAGGTCCTCGTCGATCGGGTCCGCAAGGATATCACGCGCGGCAAGGTGATGACCGACGACTGGCTGAACGTCCACCGGGTCTGGCACGAGCTGGGGGGGCGGTCGACGGCCACGTTGATGTTCGGCCATATCGAGACGATCGAGGAGCGGATCGAGCACCTTGACCGGGTTCGCCAGCTCCAGGACGAGACCGGGGGCTTCACGGCGTTCATCTCCTGGACGTTCCAGCCCGACCACACCGACATGGCCGAAGTCGCCGCCGCCGGGGCGTTCGAGTACCTCAAGACCCAGGCGATCACCCGGATCTACCTCGACAACGTCCCCAACATCCAGTCGTCCTGGGTGACCCAGGGGGCCAAGATCGGCCAGCTCGGCCTGTTCTTCGGCGCCAACGACATGGGCAGCCTGATGATCGAGGAGAACGTCGTCTCGTCGGCCGGAACCGTCCATCACCTGACGCTCGAAGAGATCAAACGTTGCATTCGTGAAGCGGGCTACATCCCCCGCCAGCGCAACGTGTTCTATGAATATATTGACGAGGTCGCGCAGCCGGCGCCCGACGTGGTCGAGGTCGGATGA
- a CDS encoding menaquinone biosynthetic enzyme MqnA/MqnD family protein: MASPVRLGAVRYLNAKPLYYKLSEFAPDVAVSMEVPSRLADQLAAGELDVALIPSVEYLRGASRGYEILPGFAIAARGPVRSVKLFSRVPLGRIDRLALDAGSRTSQALAQVWLDARHGVRPGVIEELPLGVSALESTADAVLVIGDRAMKVPDEPFHEVVDLAEAWRGLTGLPFVFALWVVRAGADLGDLPAALERSRAEGLAHADELARIHGPRLGLDFRTCYDYLTRVLSYDLGEPELAGLKRFAHMAARLGLAPEGVNLVFHRPRDLATRR; the protein is encoded by the coding sequence ATGGCCAGCCCTGTTCGACTTGGAGCGGTCCGCTACCTTAATGCAAAGCCTTTGTATTACAAGCTTTCGGAGTTCGCCCCCGACGTCGCGGTGAGCATGGAGGTGCCCAGCCGGCTCGCCGACCAGCTTGCCGCGGGGGAACTCGACGTGGCGTTGATCCCGTCGGTCGAGTATCTCCGGGGGGCGTCGCGGGGCTACGAGATTCTGCCGGGGTTCGCGATCGCGGCCCGGGGGCCGGTGCGGAGCGTCAAATTGTTCAGCCGGGTTCCGCTCGGCCGGATCGACCGGCTGGCGCTCGACGCGGGCTCGCGAACGAGTCAGGCGCTCGCACAGGTCTGGCTCGACGCCCGGCACGGCGTGCGGCCCGGGGTGATCGAGGAATTGCCGCTGGGCGTCTCGGCGCTCGAGAGCACGGCCGACGCGGTGCTGGTGATCGGCGACCGGGCGATGAAGGTGCCTGACGAGCCGTTCCACGAGGTCGTCGACCTGGCGGAAGCCTGGCGCGGCCTGACCGGCCTGCCGTTCGTCTTCGCCCTCTGGGTGGTCCGCGCCGGGGCCGATCTGGGCGACTTGCCCGCCGCCCTCGAACGGAGCCGAGCCGAAGGGCTGGCCCACGCCGACGAGCTGGCCCGAATTCACGGCCCTCGCCTGGGACTCGATTTTCGAACGTGTTACGATTACCTCACGCGTGTTTTGTCGTACGACCTGGGCGAGCCGGAGCTTGCCGGCCTGAAGCGATTCGCTCATATGGCCGCGCGGCTGGGCCTGGCCCCCGAAGGAGTGAACCTTGTCTTCCACCGCCCCCGCGATCTTGCAACGCGCCGTTGA
- a CDS encoding HugZ family protein, with the protein MDSQVGQELVRLIRDHRTASLGTVLDGHPLVTLILFNPKLDLSGFDIHISRLAQHTKALAQNPKAALMIAQPDNHTRNPQTLARLSIQGYAEPIHPDGPAYEEARESYLQRFPQSAVNFDLGDFFLVRIHPASARLITGFGKIYDLSAEDMTSLARQTHGLE; encoded by the coding sequence ATGGACTCGCAAGTCGGCCAGGAACTCGTCCGCCTGATCCGCGATCATCGGACCGCGTCGCTCGGAACGGTGCTCGACGGCCATCCTCTCGTGACGCTGATCCTGTTCAACCCGAAATTAGACCTGTCCGGATTCGACATCCACATCAGCCGGCTCGCCCAGCACACCAAGGCCCTGGCGCAGAATCCCAAAGCCGCGCTCATGATCGCCCAGCCCGACAACCATACGCGAAACCCGCAGACCCTCGCCCGACTCTCGATCCAGGGTTACGCCGAACCGATCCACCCCGACGGCCCCGCCTACGAAGAAGCCCGGGAGTCATACCTGCAACGGTTCCCCCAGTCGGCCGTGAATTTCGACCTCGGCGACTTCTTCCTCGTCCGCATCCATCCCGCATCTGCCCGACTCATCACGGGCTTCGGGAAGATCTACGACCTGTCCGCCGAAGACATGACCAGCCTCGCCCGCCAGACCCACGGCCTGGAGTAA
- a CDS encoding PDZ domain-containing protein, whose protein sequence is MKRPWIPVFAASLAFAAGAPAEAQRPAQPKSGAAAIVEGVVREVFRSPRRNQVDYLVQIDVRRSELGRGAVDACRLLIPAPGDPVYVHVSQSGAGDGHNAIPTERSSVRAYLYPRAQGGWDGASPDWFEPSNEAFANRGGDEPAPPAEDGGRGAPAPTAPERGLILQTLGVKADQVNAGGRLVLKVTDVAPDSPAKKAGFEKGDVIIGANGQGFTSLEQLADLLRKGGPVGQLAVLNVQNGKQATVKIDVPGATATPPRIGRPDDAPAAEPKRSLGVTVEPKRLGLRTALEVTAVQPGGAAEKAGIEKGDVLVEADGVALTDSAQLQKVVDKSGSSLTIKVRDSRTGKDVPVEVTLAEANSTRPGGTPTPDAPKPNPGHLTSKSFGITTEAATADLLPVVKVVAVAAGSLAEKAGIEVGDAITGVDDKIIFAPDLLDEALGKVGATFTLTILDAKTGKKTPVKVTFGQQ, encoded by the coding sequence ATGAAGCGACCGTGGATACCCGTGTTCGCAGCGTCCCTGGCCTTCGCGGCCGGCGCTCCCGCCGAGGCGCAACGACCGGCGCAACCGAAAAGCGGTGCCGCGGCGATCGTCGAGGGCGTGGTTCGCGAAGTGTTCCGCAGCCCGCGCCGCAATCAGGTCGACTACCTCGTGCAAATCGACGTCCGACGCTCCGAGCTCGGCCGAGGGGCCGTCGACGCGTGCCGGCTTCTGATCCCCGCGCCCGGCGATCCCGTGTACGTCCACGTGTCGCAATCCGGCGCCGGCGACGGCCACAACGCGATCCCGACCGAGCGATCCAGCGTCCGGGCCTATCTCTACCCGCGCGCCCAGGGAGGCTGGGACGGCGCCTCGCCCGACTGGTTCGAGCCTTCGAACGAGGCGTTCGCGAACCGAGGCGGGGACGAGCCCGCGCCGCCGGCCGAGGACGGCGGCCGAGGCGCGCCGGCGCCGACAGCGCCCGAGCGCGGCTTGATCCTTCAAACCTTGGGCGTGAAGGCCGACCAGGTCAACGCCGGCGGCCGGCTGGTCCTCAAGGTGACGGACGTCGCGCCCGACTCGCCCGCGAAGAAAGCGGGGTTCGAGAAGGGCGACGTCATCATCGGCGCGAACGGGCAAGGCTTCACCAGCCTCGAACAGCTCGCCGACCTCCTGCGCAAGGGGGGCCCCGTGGGCCAGCTTGCGGTGCTCAACGTCCAGAACGGCAAGCAAGCGACGGTGAAAATCGACGTGCCCGGAGCCACGGCGACGCCTCCCCGAATCGGACGGCCCGACGACGCGCCGGCCGCCGAGCCGAAGCGGTCGCTGGGCGTGACGGTCGAGCCCAAACGCCTCGGCCTCCGCACCGCGCTGGAAGTCACCGCGGTCCAGCCGGGCGGAGCGGCCGAGAAAGCGGGAATCGAAAAGGGCGACGTCCTGGTGGAAGCCGACGGCGTGGCCCTTACCGATTCGGCCCAGCTCCAGAAGGTCGTCGACAAGAGCGGGTCGAGCCTCACCATCAAGGTCCGCGACAGCCGCACCGGGAAAGACGTGCCCGTCGAGGTCACGCTCGCTGAAGCGAATTCGACGCGCCCGGGAGGAACGCCGACGCCGGACGCCCCTAAACCCAACCCCGGCCATCTGACCTCGAAGTCGTTCGGCATCACCACCGAGGCGGCTACCGCCGACCTGTTGCCGGTCGTCAAGGTCGTGGCAGTCGCCGCCGGAAGCCTGGCGGAGAAGGCGGGGATCGAGGTCGGCGACGCCATCACCGGCGTCGACGACAAGATCATCTTCGCCCCCGACCTGCTCGACGAGGCGCTCGGGAAGGTGGGCGCGACGTTCACGCTCACGATCCTCGACGCCAAAACGGGCAAGAAGACCCCCGTCAAAGTCACCTTCGGCCAGCAGTGA
- a CDS encoding putative ABC transporter permease subunit, with the protein MSIALPKTLEALAPAADRTARALRWVRWRQLHNMTGALVADARLRISMIAFCSVVFWLGLFFLFLGSFQFISFYVDLANTIIEYLFSMFFLSLLAMLLFSTGIIVYAALFHSRESTYLLTTPASTDRIFAHKFAEAVGFSSWGFFLLGSPLMVAYGLTVEAPVGYYFLFVVFLLSFVIIPASLGAIVAIVVANVFPRRQKTVLALSILAALCVMTYVGFQLWRTPGDTLTSDWLGGVLDRLAFCQHPLWPSRWMSAGMLASAKRDWANAGYYLMILSSHAGLCYLAAAVVARDLYRRGYSRVQGSRSSRKRAGLLFLDSTFHRLFFFLPHPIRLLILKDLRTFLRDPAQWSQFLIFFGLLAFYFLNIPRLGYGVQSPYWRNLVSFLNLSVTALILSTFTSRFIFPLLSLEGRNFWILGLLPLRREQILWGKFAFSAGISLVSTEFLVILSDLMLRMNPLMILLHVGMIAVLCLGLSGISVGLGARLPNLRESDPSKIAAGFGGTFNLLVSLVFIFTVVTALAVPCHLYFVGQDHPDTARYILSLSGLRFWLTTAIIASLALSAAATIIPLRVGVKAFQRMEF; encoded by the coding sequence ATGAGCATCGCGCTGCCCAAAACGCTCGAAGCCCTCGCGCCCGCCGCCGATCGCACCGCCCGCGCCCTGCGCTGGGTTCGCTGGCGGCAGTTGCACAACATGACCGGCGCCCTGGTCGCCGACGCGCGGCTGCGGATCTCGATGATCGCGTTTTGCAGCGTGGTGTTCTGGCTGGGACTGTTCTTCCTGTTCCTCGGCAGCTTTCAGTTCATCTCCTTCTACGTCGACCTGGCCAACACGATCATCGAATACCTGTTCAGCATGTTCTTCCTCTCGCTGCTGGCGATGCTCCTGTTCTCGACGGGGATCATCGTCTACGCCGCGCTCTTCCACTCGCGCGAATCGACGTACCTGCTGACGACGCCGGCCTCGACCGACCGGATCTTCGCGCACAAGTTCGCGGAGGCAGTCGGGTTTTCGAGCTGGGGTTTCTTTCTGCTCGGCAGTCCGTTGATGGTGGCGTACGGGCTGACGGTGGAGGCGCCCGTGGGCTACTATTTTTTGTTCGTGGTCTTCCTGCTGTCGTTCGTCATCATTCCAGCCAGCCTCGGGGCGATCGTGGCGATCGTCGTGGCCAACGTGTTCCCTCGCCGCCAGAAAACGGTTCTGGCGCTCTCGATCCTCGCCGCCCTTTGCGTGATGACGTACGTCGGATTCCAGCTCTGGCGGACCCCGGGCGACACGTTGACGAGCGATTGGCTGGGAGGCGTCCTTGACCGCCTGGCGTTCTGCCAACACCCGCTCTGGCCCAGCCGCTGGATGTCGGCGGGCATGCTGGCCTCGGCCAAGAGAGACTGGGCCAACGCGGGCTACTACCTGATGATCCTCTCGTCGCACGCCGGGCTCTGCTACCTGGCCGCCGCCGTGGTCGCTCGCGACCTCTATCGCCGGGGCTACAGCCGGGTTCAGGGCAGCCGTTCCAGCCGCAAGCGCGCCGGGCTCTTGTTCCTCGACTCGACGTTCCACCGGCTGTTCTTCTTCCTGCCGCACCCGATCCGGCTGCTGATCCTCAAAGACCTTCGCACGTTCCTCCGCGATCCGGCGCAGTGGTCGCAGTTCCTGATCTTCTTCGGGCTGCTGGCGTTTTACTTCCTGAACATCCCCCGCCTGGGATACGGGGTGCAGAGCCCTTACTGGCGGAATCTGGTGAGCTTCCTGAACCTCTCGGTGACGGCGCTGATCCTGTCGACGTTCACCAGCCGGTTCATCTTCCCGCTCTTGTCGCTGGAGGGCCGCAACTTCTGGATCTTGGGTCTGCTGCCGTTGCGTCGCGAGCAGATCCTCTGGGGCAAGTTCGCGTTCTCGGCGGGCATCTCGCTCGTGTCGACCGAGTTCCTGGTGATCCTCAGCGATTTGATGCTGCGGATGAATCCGCTGATGATCCTGCTTCACGTCGGGATGATCGCGGTGCTCTGCCTGGGTCTCTCGGGGATCAGCGTCGGTCTGGGAGCGAGGCTGCCGAACCTCCGCGAATCGGACCCCTCGAAAATCGCGGCCGGGTTCGGCGGGACGTTCAACCTGCTGGTCAGCCTGGTCTTCATCTTCACCGTCGTCACGGCGTTGGCCGTTCCTTGCCACCTCTACTTCGTGGGCCAAGACCACCCCGACACCGCGCGGTACATCCTCTCCCTCAGCGGGCTTCGGTTCTGGCTCACAACGGCGATCATCGCCAGCCTGGCGCTCAGCGCCGCGGCCACGATCATTCCCCTCCGCGTCGGCGTCAAGGCGTTTCAGCGGATGGAATTCTGA
- a CDS encoding ABC transporter ATP-binding protein: MIELRGVCKSYGSKRAVDHLDLTVRPGELYAFLGPNGAGKTTTIKMICGLLAPSQGEVLVGGYPAASQDAHRLLGYVPDQPYLYDKLTGREFLKFVVEMYGIGRSAGLARIDELIDTFEMSDFIDELCENYSQGMKQRVVFASALVHDPQVLVVDEPLVGLDPRSARIVKNLFVSQARGGAAVLMSIHLLAIAEELADTIGIVDHGRMLTVGTLAELREQAQHDGSLEELFLKLTGNDLPRTAGPGSRNRSEPSP, translated from the coding sequence ATGATCGAGCTTCGCGGCGTGTGCAAATCGTACGGATCGAAGCGCGCGGTCGACCATCTCGACCTGACGGTCCGCCCCGGCGAGTTGTACGCCTTTCTGGGCCCCAACGGCGCGGGCAAGACGACGACGATCAAGATGATCTGCGGGCTGCTCGCGCCGAGCCAGGGCGAGGTGCTCGTCGGGGGCTACCCGGCGGCCTCGCAAGACGCGCACCGGCTGCTCGGCTACGTCCCCGACCAACCGTACCTGTACGACAAGCTGACGGGGCGCGAGTTCCTCAAGTTCGTCGTCGAGATGTACGGGATCGGCCGGTCGGCGGGGTTGGCCCGAATCGACGAGCTGATCGACACGTTCGAGATGTCGGACTTCATCGACGAGCTGTGCGAGAACTACTCGCAGGGGATGAAGCAGCGGGTGGTCTTCGCCTCGGCCCTGGTTCACGACCCCCAGGTGCTCGTGGTCGACGAGCCGCTGGTCGGCCTCGATCCGCGGAGCGCCCGGATCGTCAAAAACCTGTTCGTTTCGCAGGCGCGCGGCGGGGCGGCGGTGCTGATGTCGATTCATCTGCTGGCGATCGCCGAGGAACTGGCCGACACGATCGGGATCGTCGACCATGGCCGGATGCTCACCGTGGGCACGCTGGCCGAGCTGCGCGAGCAAGCCCAGCACGACGGCAGTCTTGAAGAACTATTCCTCAAACTTACGGGCAACGACCTGCCCCGGACCGCGGGCCCGGGCTCCCGAAACCGCTCGGAACCGTCGCCATGA
- a CDS encoding DNA polymerase ligase N-terminal domain-containing protein, whose protein sequence is MEPSPTALRFVLLEHRWDGVHWDFMLESEGRLRTWAIDEPIAAGKILDARALDDHRLAYLDYEGPISGGRGSVARVDHGTYVACEWTAEKVRARIVGSQLVGEVLLWKNPLESSGPDGRSWKFRLGNVD, encoded by the coding sequence ATGGAACCATCACCCACGGCCCTTCGCTTCGTCCTCCTGGAACACCGCTGGGACGGGGTGCACTGGGATTTCATGCTCGAATCCGAAGGACGCCTGCGGACCTGGGCGATCGACGAGCCGATCGCGGCCGGGAAGATCCTGGACGCCCGGGCGCTCGACGACCACCGCTTGGCCTACCTCGACTATGAGGGACCGATCTCCGGGGGGCGAGGGAGCGTCGCGCGGGTCGATCACGGGACGTACGTCGCGTGCGAGTGGACGGCCGAGAAGGTCCGGGCGCGGATCGTCGGGAGTCAGCTCGTGGGCGAGGTCCTCCTCTGGAAGAATCCACTGGAATCGAGCGGACCGGACGGAAGGAGCTGGAAATTCCGCCTGGGGAACGTCGATTGA
- the glnA gene encoding type I glutamate--ammonia ligase, translating to MTPKEVLAQIRQREVTTVDLRFMDFPGVWQHFSIPADALTEETFEEGIGFDGSSVVGWRAINEADLLVVPQPETALVDPFTAQPTLTMICNIHDPITHQDYTRDPRNIARKAVAYMRSTGIADHCLLTPELEFFVFDDVRFDQRSNEGFYHLDSVEGAWNRGRVERPNLGYKPGSGLGYFPCPPTDSLLNLRSEMAQRMAECGIATSAHFHEVATGGQCEIDLDSQSLIESADQVMMARYIIRNVASRAGKSATFMPKPLFGDNGSGMHTHLSLWKDDEPLLAGHGYAGMSDLGLYAIGGLLKHAHALCAFANPTTNSYKRLIEGFEAPTKISYSRRNRAAIIRIPVSGASPRSRRIEYRCPDGAANPYLLFSAMLMAVLDGVQNKIRPGDPLDKDIYDLQPEELAKVPTTPRTLDASLDALRADHEFLLRGDVFTPDVIDTWIWYKQALEIEAVRSRPHPYEFTLYYDV from the coding sequence GTGACCCCCAAAGAAGTTCTGGCGCAGATCCGGCAGCGCGAGGTCACCACGGTCGACCTGCGTTTCATGGACTTCCCCGGCGTCTGGCAGCATTTCTCGATCCCCGCCGACGCGCTCACCGAAGAGACGTTCGAGGAAGGCATCGGGTTCGACGGCTCCAGCGTGGTCGGTTGGCGGGCGATCAATGAGGCCGATCTGCTGGTGGTCCCGCAGCCCGAGACGGCGCTCGTGGACCCGTTCACGGCTCAGCCGACGCTGACCATGATCTGCAACATCCACGACCCGATCACCCACCAGGACTACACCCGCGACCCCCGCAACATCGCCCGCAAGGCCGTCGCCTACATGCGGAGCACCGGGATCGCCGACCACTGCCTGCTCACGCCGGAACTCGAGTTCTTCGTCTTTGACGACGTCCGCTTCGACCAGCGCTCGAACGAGGGGTTCTACCACCTCGACTCCGTCGAGGGGGCGTGGAACCGCGGCCGGGTCGAGCGGCCGAACCTGGGCTACAAGCCGGGCTCGGGCCTGGGCTACTTCCCCTGCCCTCCTACCGACAGCCTGCTGAACCTGCGGTCCGAGATGGCCCAGCGGATGGCCGAGTGCGGGATCGCCACCTCGGCGCATTTCCACGAGGTCGCGACCGGCGGCCAGTGCGAGATCGATCTCGACTCCCAGAGCCTCATCGAGAGCGCCGACCAGGTGATGATGGCCCGCTACATCATCCGCAACGTCGCCAGCCGCGCCGGCAAGTCGGCGACCTTCATGCCCAAGCCCCTGTTCGGCGACAACGGGTCGGGGATGCACACCCACCTGTCCCTCTGGAAGGACGACGAGCCGCTCCTGGCCGGCCACGGCTACGCCGGTATGAGCGACCTCGGCCTCTACGCGATCGGCGGCCTGCTCAAGCACGCCCACGCCCTCTGCGCGTTCGCCAATCCGACGACCAACAGCTACAAGCGGCTGATCGAGGGCTTCGAAGCCCCGACCAAGATCTCGTACAGCCGTCGCAACCGCGCGGCGATCATCCGGATTCCGGTCTCGGGCGCAAGCCCCCGCAGCCGCCGCATCGAGTACCGCTGCCCGGACGGGGCGGCGAACCCGTACCTGCTGTTCTCCGCCATGCTGATGGCCGTGCTCGACGGCGTCCAGAACAAGATCCGGCCGGGCGACCCGCTCGACAAGGACATCTACGACCTTCAGCCCGAGGAACTCGCCAAGGTCCCCACGACCCCGCGCACGCTCGACGCCTCGCTCGACGCCCTCCGCGCCGACCACGAGTTCCTGCTCCGCGGCGACGTCTTCACCCCGGACGTGATCGACACCTGGATCTGGTACAAGCAGGCCCTGGAGATCGAGGCCGTCCGGAGTCGCCCGCACCCCTACGAGTTCACGCTCTATTACGACGTCTGA